A genomic segment from Legionella micdadei encodes:
- the guaA gene encoding glutamine-hydrolyzing GMP synthase codes for MRDIAQKPIIILDFGSQYSQLIARRVREMGVYCEIHPYDIEASSLKALSPCGVILSGGPSTVTEDSNPRAPEWLFESGLPLLGICYGMQTMAAQLGGEVQASNLREYGYAELRLHGHSQLLDNIEDRTTPEGQALLDVWMSHGDKVTLLPPGFKIICETRNAPIAGMANEERHWYGLQFHPEVTHTLQGLRILERFVVDICKAETSWTPDNIIEQAIRSIREQVGNEQVLLGLSGGVDSSVVAALLHRAIGDQLICVFVDTGLLRLNEAEQVLAMFGQHMGMRIIAVDAEEKFFKALAGVDCPETKRKIIGRTFIEVFDEEAHRIPNVKWLAQGTIYPDVIESAATKTKGASAVIKSHHNVGGLPDELNLKLLEPIRELFKDEVRKIGLELGLPYAMVYRHPFPGPGLGVRILGQINKEYADILRQADAIFIDELHKADLYHKVSQAFAVFLPVKSVGVMGDGRRYDYVICLRAVETIDFMTAHWAQLPWDFLSQVSNRIINEVAGVSRVTYDISGKPPATIEWE; via the coding sequence ATGAGAGATATCGCCCAAAAACCTATTATTATCCTCGACTTCGGTTCTCAATACTCCCAACTGATTGCAAGACGCGTGCGTGAGATGGGTGTATACTGTGAAATACACCCATATGACATTGAAGCAAGTAGTTTAAAAGCACTTTCTCCTTGTGGTGTTATCTTATCAGGTGGTCCCTCAACGGTAACAGAAGATAGTAATCCTCGTGCACCCGAGTGGTTATTTGAATCCGGATTGCCTTTGCTAGGTATCTGCTATGGGATGCAGACAATGGCCGCTCAATTGGGTGGAGAAGTACAAGCTTCTAATCTACGTGAATATGGGTATGCTGAGTTAAGATTACATGGCCATAGCCAGTTACTGGATAACATCGAAGATAGGACAACCCCTGAAGGCCAAGCGTTACTAGATGTATGGATGAGCCATGGTGACAAAGTAACTCTTCTTCCCCCAGGTTTTAAAATCATTTGTGAAACGCGTAATGCGCCGATAGCAGGTATGGCTAATGAAGAGCGCCATTGGTATGGTCTTCAGTTTCATCCTGAAGTAACGCATACCCTACAGGGATTACGCATCTTGGAGCGCTTTGTTGTTGATATTTGTAAGGCTGAAACAAGCTGGACTCCTGATAACATTATTGAACAGGCAATTAGAAGTATTCGTGAGCAGGTTGGTAATGAACAAGTGCTCTTGGGTCTTTCTGGCGGTGTTGATTCTTCTGTGGTTGCTGCCTTACTTCATCGGGCAATTGGCGATCAATTAATCTGTGTTTTTGTCGACACCGGATTATTGCGCTTGAACGAGGCTGAGCAAGTGTTGGCTATGTTTGGTCAACATATGGGAATGCGCATCATTGCAGTTGACGCCGAAGAGAAATTTTTTAAGGCATTGGCAGGGGTGGATTGCCCAGAAACCAAGCGGAAAATAATTGGCAGAACTTTTATAGAAGTGTTTGATGAAGAAGCGCACCGCATTCCAAATGTAAAATGGCTAGCCCAAGGGACAATTTATCCTGATGTCATTGAGTCCGCCGCTACAAAAACAAAAGGGGCTTCGGCAGTCATTAAATCGCATCATAATGTAGGCGGTTTGCCTGATGAGTTAAATTTAAAATTATTAGAGCCAATTCGCGAGTTATTTAAAGATGAAGTACGGAAAATCGGCTTAGAGCTCGGATTACCCTATGCTATGGTGTATCGTCATCCTTTCCCTGGCCCTGGGCTGGGTGTTCGAATTCTTGGACAAATTAATAAGGAATATGCTGATATATTACGCCAAGCGGATGCAATTTTTATTGATGAGTTACATAAAGCAGATCTATATCATAAGGTAAGCCAGGCTTTTGCTGTGTTTTTGCCCGTAAAAAGTGTCGGGGTCATGGGGGATGGAAGGCGCTATGATTATGTCATTTGCCTTCGTGCAGTAGAAACAATTGACTTTATGACCGCGCATTGGGCTCAGCTGCCTTGGGATTTTCTATCTCAGGTATCTAACCGGATCATCAATGAGGTCGCCGGGGTATCACGCGTTACCTACGATATCTCAGGTAAGCCACCGGCAACGATTGAGTGGGAATGA
- the tadA gene encoding tRNA adenosine(34) deaminase TadA — translation MSDIFWMAQAYGLALKAKEQGEVPVGAVLVSDGNSLIGSGWNQVVQTNDPCAHAELLAIRTAAAKLNNYRLLNTTLYVTLEPCSMCAGALVHARIARLVFATRDFKAGAAGSVHNLLRGYPFNHQVYIDEGIMQHECAELLTDFFKNRR, via the coding sequence ATGAGTGATATTTTTTGGATGGCACAGGCTTATGGGCTGGCATTAAAGGCTAAGGAACAAGGGGAGGTCCCGGTCGGTGCTGTCCTTGTTTCAGATGGAAACAGTCTGATAGGAAGCGGATGGAATCAAGTCGTACAAACCAATGATCCTTGTGCACACGCAGAATTATTAGCTATCCGTACTGCAGCAGCAAAACTCAATAATTATCGCCTATTAAACACCACACTTTATGTAACATTAGAACCTTGTTCGATGTGTGCTGGCGCTTTAGTACACGCCCGTATCGCACGTTTAGTGTTCGCCACACGTGATTTTAAGGCTGGAGCTGCGGGTTCTGTGCATAATTTGCTACGTGGTTATCCTTTCAATCATCAGGTCTATATCGATGAAGGAATTATGCAACATGAATGTGCAGAGTTATTGACGGATTTTTTTAAAAATCGGCGATAA
- a CDS encoding response regulator: MSYPIHILVVEDSKVAQMAIENSLIQHGCIVDIANDAQGALQKAHAHHYDVILMDISLGNGPDGFDIAAQIKSQSALNKKTSIAAVTSHAEPEYRDKAKAVGMVGYFNKPFTHKHAEKIIGFVKNNQLMRILSHMK; this comes from the coding sequence ATGAGTTATCCAATACATATTCTTGTCGTTGAGGATTCCAAGGTTGCGCAAATGGCAATCGAGAACAGCTTAATTCAACATGGATGCATTGTTGATATCGCAAATGATGCTCAGGGAGCTTTGCAAAAGGCACATGCTCATCATTATGATGTTATTTTGATGGATATAAGCCTTGGAAACGGACCAGATGGTTTTGATATTGCGGCCCAAATTAAATCACAGAGTGCTTTAAATAAAAAAACATCCATTGCCGCGGTTACTTCTCATGCCGAACCTGAATATCGCGACAAGGCAAAAGCTGTTGGGATGGTTGGTTATTTTAATAAACCCTTTACACATAAACATGCTGAAAAAATTATTGGTTTTGTTAAAAACAACCAGTTGATGAGAATCCTGAGTCATATGAAATAA
- the guaB gene encoding IMP dehydrogenase translates to MSLSIVQQALTFDDVLLVPAHSTVLPKEVSLKTYLTSEIELNIPLISAAMDTVTEARLAIAMAQDGGIGIIHKNMSVPAQAEEVRKVKKFESGMVKDPISVTPDMSVRELLGVMTKHNFSGVPVVDGDLLVGIVTSRDIRFETNLSLPVSAVMTPKERLVTVKEGASREEICSLLHKHRIEKLLVVNNAFNLRGLITVKDIQKAKENPFACKDSAEQLRVGAAVGVGEGTDERVIALVEAGVDVLVVDTAHGHSQGVLNRVRWIKERFPDVQVIGGNIATAAAALDLVEAGADAVKVGIGPGSICTTRIVTGVGVPQLTAIANVAQGVKGRVPIIADGGIRFSGDVCKALAAGADTVMLGGMFAGTEESPGEIELYQGRTYKSYRGMGSIGAMSQAQGSSDRYFQDASQGTEKLVPEGIEGRVPYKGPVQTIIHQMMGGLRSCMGYTGCNTIAELHEKAQFVQVTNAGMRESHVHDVSITKQAPNYQVDN, encoded by the coding sequence ATGTCGCTTTCTATTGTGCAACAAGCACTGACTTTTGATGATGTGTTGTTAGTCCCTGCCCACTCGACTGTTTTACCAAAAGAAGTTTCCCTAAAAACTTATCTTACTAGCGAAATTGAATTAAACATCCCTTTGATATCTGCTGCGATGGATACTGTAACAGAAGCCCGTTTGGCAATTGCAATGGCTCAGGACGGTGGAATAGGGATTATTCATAAAAATATGAGTGTCCCAGCCCAAGCTGAAGAAGTACGCAAAGTAAAGAAATTTGAAAGTGGAATGGTGAAGGATCCAATATCAGTGACACCTGATATGAGTGTACGAGAATTATTAGGTGTAATGACTAAGCATAATTTCTCGGGTGTTCCTGTCGTGGATGGCGACCTTTTAGTAGGTATAGTAACCAGTCGAGACATTCGTTTCGAAACCAATTTGTCACTACCTGTTTCTGCGGTGATGACACCTAAAGAACGCTTGGTAACAGTAAAAGAAGGGGCGAGCCGTGAAGAGATTTGCAGTCTTCTCCATAAACACCGTATCGAAAAATTACTTGTCGTTAATAATGCATTTAATCTTCGTGGGTTAATCACGGTAAAAGACATTCAAAAAGCAAAAGAAAACCCATTTGCTTGTAAAGACAGTGCCGAGCAATTGCGTGTTGGAGCAGCAGTTGGCGTGGGAGAAGGCACCGACGAACGTGTGATTGCTTTAGTTGAGGCTGGAGTCGATGTACTAGTCGTCGATACTGCACATGGTCATTCACAAGGGGTACTAAATCGCGTCAGGTGGATAAAAGAGCGATTTCCTGATGTTCAAGTTATCGGCGGTAATATTGCTACAGCAGCAGCGGCTTTAGACTTAGTTGAAGCCGGAGCCGATGCCGTAAAAGTAGGTATCGGTCCTGGATCAATTTGTACAACTCGAATTGTTACAGGAGTTGGCGTCCCTCAACTCACAGCGATTGCCAACGTTGCGCAGGGTGTCAAAGGACGTGTGCCCATCATTGCTGACGGAGGAATACGTTTTTCCGGTGATGTTTGCAAGGCTTTGGCTGCAGGTGCTGATACAGTGATGCTAGGTGGTATGTTTGCCGGAACTGAAGAATCTCCAGGTGAAATCGAACTTTACCAAGGCCGTACATATAAGAGTTATCGAGGAATGGGTTCGATTGGCGCCATGTCTCAAGCCCAGGGTTCAAGTGACCGCTATTTCCAAGACGCAAGTCAAGGTACAGAAAAATTAGTCCCAGAGGGGATCGAGGGAAGAGTTCCTTATAAGGGTCCCGTTCAGACGATTATCCATCAGATGATGGGTGGCCTTCGATCTTGTATGGGCTATACCGGATGCAATACTATTGCAGAACTTCATGAAAAGGCACAATTTGTTCAAGTAACTAATGCTGGAATGCGTGAATCTCATGTACATGATGTAAGTATTACTAAACAAGCGCCTAATTATCAGGTTGATAATTAA
- the glnD gene encoding [protein-PII] uridylyltransferase codes for MKNDNLIHLKLSINQFKDELCEEFKQKANISTLTHKLVHFIDEVLLQLFHENHLHQGNKFCLLALGSYGRRELQLNSDIDLLLLHPEDISKSQLQHAQAFIQDCWDVGLEVSHQITTVSACAELAASDLSVISSILDTHLICGCNALMEELIYQTHPLHMWPSHDYFFAKRQEQLQRYAKYGETAYNLEPNVKNGPGGLRDLQILLSIGKRHFGIKKLADGINCGFITDKEYEELIACQHFLWRVRFALHLLAQKQEERLLFDYQIKLAALFGFADNAQSLAIEQFMKTYFKVIKRSRELNEMLLQWFAEAIVHHQKQRITPLNRYFQLSNNYIEVKNNRVFAYKPQALLEIFLWIAKMPSIEGVRASTIRLIRQHLYLIGNRFRTSRFATQIFLSLFKTEDPYEALHHMNRYGVLGRYLDCFAAVTGQMQYDLFHVYTVDQHTLFVIRNLARFLKKEYAQQFPLAAKLISQIKNRAILYLAALFHDIAKGRGGDHSELGADEAKQFSLRHRLNEEETDLLIWLVRNHLLMSQTAQRQDIYDPKTVQHFCSQLPHADYLDYLYLLTVADICATNPTLWNAWKDSLLKELYRAAIQLMQQEKLSLDETALINSRQQQALIILISEGIPPSTIQRLWKTFKEKYFLHQPAEVIARHTKAIIHCKKYPLVMIMPHHSEGGTEVFIYMPHRDERFIITTTVLSNHYATIQEAAILTCDNNYDLDTYIILDEQHQAFFDKQRTADIQKALEEQLANTTQLPAITRRRLSRTQAHFKLKPQITFEDTQEHSSRLFLVTPDRPGLLASISHVFLSQGIHLHNAKIATAGERAEDMFFISTFNGQSLNKKEKDALKQALIAELTRLDWN; via the coding sequence ATGAAGAACGATAACCTTATTCACCTCAAATTATCAATCAATCAGTTCAAGGATGAGCTGTGTGAAGAATTTAAACAAAAAGCCAATATCAGTACCCTCACTCATAAACTTGTCCATTTTATTGATGAAGTCCTACTTCAGTTATTTCATGAAAATCATCTGCACCAAGGTAATAAATTCTGCTTATTAGCGCTCGGTAGTTATGGACGCCGCGAGCTCCAGCTTAACTCAGACATCGATTTGTTACTATTGCATCCGGAAGACATTTCAAAATCTCAATTGCAACATGCTCAAGCTTTTATTCAAGATTGCTGGGATGTTGGCTTAGAAGTAAGTCATCAGATTACCACAGTAAGCGCTTGTGCTGAGTTGGCAGCTAGCGATCTCAGTGTCATCTCCAGCATCTTAGACACCCACTTAATTTGTGGATGCAATGCTTTAATGGAAGAGTTAATTTATCAAACTCACCCTCTTCATATGTGGCCTAGCCACGACTATTTTTTTGCTAAGCGCCAAGAACAGTTACAGCGGTACGCTAAATATGGTGAAACCGCCTATAATTTGGAACCTAATGTCAAAAATGGCCCTGGCGGATTGCGGGATTTGCAAATATTATTATCCATTGGTAAACGCCATTTTGGCATAAAAAAATTAGCTGACGGGATTAATTGTGGTTTTATTACTGATAAAGAATACGAAGAACTCATTGCTTGCCAGCATTTTCTTTGGCGTGTTCGTTTTGCTTTGCATCTGCTTGCCCAGAAACAGGAAGAACGTTTGCTCTTTGATTATCAGATTAAATTAGCAGCCCTCTTCGGTTTCGCAGACAATGCACAATCACTTGCTATTGAGCAATTCATGAAAACTTATTTTAAAGTGATTAAGCGAAGCAGAGAATTGAATGAAATGCTTCTACAATGGTTTGCTGAGGCGATCGTTCATCACCAAAAGCAACGCATAACTCCTCTTAATCGTTATTTCCAGTTATCAAACAATTACATCGAGGTGAAAAACAACAGGGTTTTTGCTTATAAGCCCCAAGCTTTACTTGAAATTTTCCTCTGGATTGCCAAAATGCCAAGCATTGAAGGCGTCCGTGCCAGCACCATTCGCTTGATTCGCCAACATCTCTATTTAATCGGCAATCGTTTTCGCACCTCCCGATTCGCCACGCAAATTTTTCTTTCTCTTTTTAAAACCGAAGATCCTTACGAAGCTCTCCATCATATGAACCGTTACGGTGTACTGGGGCGCTATCTTGACTGCTTTGCAGCTGTGACAGGACAAATGCAATATGATTTATTTCACGTTTATACAGTCGATCAACATACTTTATTTGTCATCCGCAATCTTGCTCGCTTTTTAAAAAAGGAGTATGCCCAACAATTTCCTTTAGCAGCTAAATTGATATCTCAAATCAAAAATCGCGCGATTTTATATTTGGCAGCACTCTTTCATGATATAGCGAAAGGACGCGGCGGAGATCATTCAGAATTGGGCGCCGACGAAGCGAAACAATTTTCTCTTCGACATAGGCTTAATGAAGAAGAAACTGATTTATTAATTTGGTTGGTACGCAATCATTTGCTCATGTCACAAACCGCGCAACGACAAGATATTTACGATCCTAAAACAGTACAGCATTTCTGTAGTCAGCTACCACACGCTGATTACCTTGACTATTTATATTTGCTTACCGTTGCAGATATCTGCGCTACTAACCCTACCCTATGGAATGCCTGGAAAGATTCTTTATTAAAAGAATTGTACCGTGCAGCGATTCAACTCATGCAACAGGAAAAACTTTCACTCGATGAAACCGCTTTAATTAACTCCCGACAACAACAAGCCTTAATTATACTTATAAGCGAAGGGATTCCTCCTTCAACTATTCAACGTTTATGGAAAACGTTTAAAGAAAAATATTTTCTTCATCAACCAGCAGAAGTCATCGCCAGGCATACCAAGGCAATTATTCATTGCAAAAAATACCCGCTCGTGATGATCATGCCTCACCACAGTGAAGGAGGGACAGAAGTTTTCATTTATATGCCCCATCGTGATGAACGATTTATAATCACTACAACCGTTCTTAGTAATCATTATGCAACCATTCAAGAAGCTGCTATCTTAACATGTGATAACAATTATGATCTTGATACTTACATTATTCTTGACGAACAACATCAGGCATTTTTTGATAAACAACGTACTGCGGATATACAAAAGGCTCTCGAAGAACAACTTGCTAACACCACTCAATTACCTGCGATTACACGTCGTCGGTTATCACGTACACAAGCCCATTTCAAATTAAAGCCACAAATTACTTTTGAAGATACCCAAGAGCATTCCAGTCGTTTATTTTTAGTTACCCCTGACCGACCAGGTTTACTAGCAAGCATTAGCCATGTATTTTTAAGTCAGGGTATTCATTTGCACAATGCAAAGATTGCAACAGCAGGGGAACGCGCAGAAGATATGTTTTTTATTTCGACATTTAATGGACAATCTTTAAACAAAAAAGAAAAGGACGCGCTGAAGCAAGCTTTAATTGCTGAGTTAACTCGATTGGATTGGAATTAA
- the map gene encoding type I methionyl aminopeptidase, giving the protein MAVTIKTSEEIEKMRVAGQLAGEVLEMIGPYVREGVTTDELNTICHDYIVNVQQAIPAPLNYNGFPKSICTSINHVVCHGIPGKKALREGDIINIDVTVIKDGYHGDTSKMFFIGEPSIKAKHVVDVAHKCLFIGIEMVKPGVRLGDIGYAIQTYAEKNRCSVVREYCGHGIGRIFHEDPQVLHYGVPGTGEILRPGMTFTIEPMVNAGKHHTRLLPDKWTVVTKDHSLSAQWEHTLLVTDDGVEILTLRNEER; this is encoded by the coding sequence ATGGCAGTAACAATTAAAACCTCTGAAGAAATTGAAAAAATGCGCGTTGCCGGCCAATTGGCAGGTGAAGTGCTAGAAATGATAGGCCCTTATGTACGTGAGGGAGTTACAACTGATGAATTAAACACGATCTGTCATGACTATATTGTCAATGTACAGCAGGCTATCCCTGCCCCTCTGAATTACAATGGTTTTCCCAAATCAATATGCACCTCAATAAATCATGTGGTTTGTCACGGTATTCCCGGGAAAAAGGCACTGAGAGAGGGGGATATTATCAATATTGACGTGACTGTCATTAAAGACGGTTATCATGGTGACACAAGTAAAATGTTTTTTATTGGCGAGCCCTCCATTAAAGCTAAGCATGTCGTTGACGTCGCTCATAAATGTCTATTTATTGGAATCGAGATGGTCAAACCCGGTGTCCGCTTAGGCGATATTGGATATGCGATTCAAACTTATGCAGAAAAAAATCGCTGTTCGGTAGTTCGTGAATATTGTGGCCATGGAATTGGTCGAATTTTCCATGAGGATCCTCAGGTGCTTCATTATGGTGTTCCTGGCACAGGAGAAATTTTACGTCCAGGTATGACTTTTACGATCGAGCCCATGGTAAACGCGGGTAAACATCACACTCGACTACTTCCCGATAAATGGACAGTCGTTACTAAAGATCATAGTTTGTCAGCACAATGGGAGCATACTCTTTTAGTCACAGACGATGGGGTAGAAATACTCACTTTACGTAATGAAGAACGATAA
- the minE gene encoding cell division topological specificity factor MinE, producing the protein MSLFSYLRRRNNTASVAKERLQIIISHERSQRNTPDYLPKLQEEILAVIAKYIRINRDQVSVNLERMGDNAVLELNVTMPDEALEEI; encoded by the coding sequence ATGAGCCTATTCAGTTATCTAAGAAGACGCAATAATACTGCCTCAGTAGCTAAGGAACGCCTTCAAATCATTATTTCGCATGAGCGTTCTCAACGCAACACTCCTGATTACCTGCCAAAATTACAGGAAGAGATTTTAGCAGTGATTGCCAAATATATCCGTATCAATCGTGATCAGGTCAGTGTAAATCTTGAACGAATGGGCGATAATGCAGTTCTTGAACTTAATGTTACGATGCCTGATGAAGCCTTGGAAGAAATTTAA
- the minD gene encoding septum site-determining protein MinD, which produces MAKIIVVTSGKGGVGKTTTSAAFSSGLAMQGHKTVVIDFDIGLRNLDIIMGCERRVVYDFINVINGEASLNQALIKDKRIPNLFILPASQTRDKDALTLNGVEKVLSDLAKEFDFIVCDSPAGIETGAHMAMYFADHAIVVTNPEVSSVRDSDRILGILASKTKRAVENTTPVQEHLLLTRYDPERVEKGEMLSVDDVKEILAIPLIGVIPESKAVLKASNTGTPVILDETSDAGLAYQDAISRFLGENRPMRFVTSERKGLLRRLFGKNKEDVPA; this is translated from the coding sequence TTGGCTAAGATTATAGTTGTAACATCAGGTAAGGGTGGAGTGGGTAAAACCACAACTTCTGCAGCTTTTTCATCCGGTCTTGCTATGCAAGGTCATAAAACAGTAGTCATTGATTTTGATATTGGCCTTAGAAACCTTGATATCATTATGGGATGTGAACGTAGAGTTGTTTACGATTTCATCAATGTAATCAATGGAGAGGCCAGCTTAAATCAGGCTTTGATTAAGGATAAACGTATTCCTAACCTGTTTATATTACCCGCATCACAAACTCGGGATAAGGATGCTTTAACCCTAAACGGCGTTGAAAAAGTGCTATCCGATTTAGCAAAAGAATTTGATTTTATCGTTTGTGACTCCCCTGCTGGAATTGAGACCGGGGCGCACATGGCCATGTACTTCGCTGATCATGCCATTGTAGTCACTAACCCTGAAGTTTCCTCTGTAAGAGACTCCGATCGCATTTTGGGAATCTTGGCGAGTAAGACTAAACGAGCTGTCGAAAACACTACGCCAGTTCAAGAGCATCTCTTATTAACTCGCTATGATCCTGAGCGAGTCGAAAAAGGCGAAATGCTATCCGTTGACGATGTGAAAGAAATTCTTGCGATCCCACTTATTGGAGTCATTCCAGAATCCAAGGCAGTTCTTAAAGCATCTAATACAGGAACACCTGTCATTCTTGACGAAACCAGTGACGCGGGTCTAGCTTATCAAGATGCTATATCTCGTTTTCTTGGCGAAAACAGACCAATGCGATTTGTTACCAGTGAGCGTAAAGGGTTGTTACGCCGCTTATTCGGTAAAAACAAGGAGGATGTACCAGCATGA
- a CDS encoding DUF3775 domain-containing protein gives MVNKNVLNINPDIVCFIISRAREFHAKEEVTFSENTPDSSYEYDWAQVLADHADDLCYIEVKKEIETLDPDQKVDLLALMYVGRGDFEANEWSAAYQEAKENIADNLTDYLFAKPLIAYYLEKGLEALGYSCEE, from the coding sequence ATGGTAAATAAAAATGTTCTAAACATTAACCCAGACATTGTTTGTTTTATTATCTCCAGGGCGAGGGAGTTTCACGCAAAAGAAGAGGTTACCTTTAGCGAAAACACACCAGATTCTTCTTATGAATACGATTGGGCACAGGTTTTAGCGGATCATGCCGATGATCTTTGCTATATCGAAGTAAAAAAAGAAATTGAAACACTTGATCCTGATCAGAAAGTCGATCTTCTCGCGTTAATGTATGTAGGAAGGGGGGATTTCGAAGCCAATGAATGGAGCGCTGCTTACCAAGAAGCTAAAGAAAACATAGCTGACAATTTGACTGATTACTTATTTGCTAAACCGTTAATTGCTTATTATTTAGAAAAAGGTCTTGAAGCATTGGGGTATTCGTGCGAGGAATAA